Proteins encoded together in one Sinorhizobium sp. B11 window:
- a CDS encoding amino acid ABC transporter ATP-binding protein, with protein sequence MSVAVKLTNVVKRFGALEVLKGVSFEINAGEVVALIGQSGSGKSTALRCINRLETIQDGSIEVCGHRVEDPKLDLRTLRRDIGMVFQSYNLFPHMTVAENIMLALRRVKGMRKDQAFEIARQVLAKVGLSEKIDAYPEQLSGGQQQRVAIARSLAMQPKVMLFDEVTSALDPKLTGEVLRVMEDLARGGMTMIVVTHEMGFAKRAANRVIYMHTGKVWETGGADILSNPQTPELKEFMAAEL encoded by the coding sequence ATGTCGGTCGCCGTTAAACTCACCAATGTCGTCAAGCGCTTCGGCGCGCTGGAAGTGCTGAAGGGCGTTTCCTTCGAAATCAATGCCGGCGAAGTGGTGGCGCTGATCGGCCAGTCCGGCTCCGGCAAAAGCACCGCACTTCGCTGCATCAACCGGCTGGAGACGATCCAGGACGGCTCGATCGAAGTGTGCGGCCACCGCGTGGAAGATCCGAAGCTCGATCTCCGGACACTGCGCCGGGATATCGGCATGGTGTTCCAGAGCTACAACCTCTTCCCGCATATGACGGTTGCCGAAAACATCATGCTGGCGCTGCGCCGCGTGAAGGGCATGCGCAAGGACCAGGCCTTCGAGATCGCCAGGCAGGTGCTCGCCAAGGTCGGTCTCTCGGAAAAGATCGATGCCTATCCGGAGCAATTGTCGGGCGGCCAGCAGCAGCGCGTGGCAATCGCCCGTTCGCTCGCCATGCAGCCGAAGGTGATGCTGTTCGACGAGGTGACGTCTGCTCTCGACCCGAAGCTGACGGGCGAGGTGCTGCGCGTGATGGAAGATCTCGCTCGCGGCGGCATGACGATGATCGTCGTCACCCACGAAATGGGCTTTGCCAAGCGCGCCGCCAACCGCGTCATCTACATGCATACCGGCAAGGTCTGGGAGACGGGTGGCGCCGATATCCTGAGCAATCCGCAGACACCGGAACTCAAGGAATTCATGGCTGCAGAGCTTTAG
- a CDS encoding transporter substrate-binding domain-containing protein, with amino-acid sequence MPKTMISKLALLAGAGLLALASVAHADVLDNIKKAGKVRIAVAMGIPEYSFVDENLKPTGSDVETAKLIAKDLGVELELVEITNAARVPSVQTGKADMVVSSLGITEERKKAIDYSVPYATLALVVAAQPSVEIKNYADLDGKRIGVTRATTNDQDITANAKGADVVRFEDDATLITSVVSGQVDILSSQSAVINGINKKMADHPLQVKFTQKETNLGIGIPKGEAGLKTWLDQWVKTNFDNKVLRDIYRKYHNAELPDDLTSR; translated from the coding sequence ATGCCGAAGACAATGATTTCGAAACTGGCACTTTTGGCGGGCGCAGGCTTGCTGGCGCTGGCAAGTGTTGCCCATGCCGACGTGCTCGACAATATCAAGAAGGCGGGCAAGGTGCGCATCGCGGTCGCGATGGGCATTCCGGAATATTCCTTCGTCGATGAAAACCTCAAGCCGACCGGTTCGGACGTCGAAACCGCGAAGCTGATCGCCAAGGATCTCGGCGTCGAACTGGAACTGGTGGAAATCACCAACGCTGCGCGCGTTCCCTCGGTCCAGACAGGCAAGGCCGATATGGTCGTCTCTTCGCTTGGCATTACCGAGGAACGCAAGAAGGCGATCGATTATTCCGTTCCTTATGCGACGCTGGCACTCGTCGTCGCAGCTCAGCCGAGCGTCGAGATCAAGAACTATGCCGATCTCGACGGCAAGCGCATCGGCGTTACCCGCGCGACGACCAACGACCAGGACATCACCGCCAATGCGAAGGGCGCCGATGTCGTTCGCTTCGAGGATGATGCCACGCTGATCACGTCTGTTGTCTCCGGCCAGGTCGATATCCTCTCCAGCCAGTCGGCTGTCATCAACGGCATCAACAAGAAGATGGCCGATCATCCGCTGCAGGTGAAGTTCACGCAGAAGGAAACCAATCTCGGCATCGGTATTCCGAAGGGTGAAGCTGGTCTCAAGACCTGGCTCGACCAGTGGGTCAAGACCAATTTCGACAACAAGGTGCTGCGCGACATCTATCGCAAGTACCACAATGCCGAACTGCCCGACGATCTGACCTCGCGTTGA
- a CDS encoding hydantoinase B/oxoprolinase family protein, with protein sequence MAEAILSGIAAGSWDFWIDRGGTFTDIVGRDPSGALHARKVLSENPDAYRDAAVHGIRLHLGLTAGEAIPAGLIGEVRMGTTVATNALLERKGEPLALVTTKGFRDALRIGYQERKKIFATEIVKPEALYQDVVELEERVLADGTVETKLDEAATEAALRDLRGKGYRAVAIVFMHAYKYPAHEAAAARIARAIGFEQVSVSHEVSPLIKLVGRGDTTVVDAYLSPVLGRYVRQVSDELDVARTGARVMFMMSSGGLTAADMFQGKDAILSGPAGGVVGLAKTGEQAGFGHVIGFDMGGTSTDVAHFDGEYERAFETEVAGVRVRAPMMLIHTVAAGGGSILHFESGRFRVGPDSAGAFPGPACYRNGGPLAVTDANVMAGKLLPDFFPTIFGPNQDQPLDIETVRQKFATLAAEIGDGRSPEEVADGFIRIAVANMVEAIKKISVQRGYDVTRYALNCFGGAGGQHACLVADALGMKSILLHPMSGLLSAYGMGLADIRSTRQKALGVPLDAAAPAAMTALGRELQGECLPELVAQGVEAGKIKTVLRAHIRYAGTDTLLAVEALFPQDDDAARLRREFEILHKRRFGFVAEDKPLVVEAVEVECIGGAAAEIDVDRGEAAEGEALPIRRTLFHSQGESHDAAVVMRDGIQPGQTVTGPAIIIEPNQTIVVEGGWQAKLTARDHIVLTRIKALPERTAIGTKADPVMLEIFNNLFMSIAEQMGVTLQNTAYSVNIKERLDFSCAVFDTDGNLVANAPHMPVHLGSMDASVATAIRENPVIHPGDVFLINAPYNGGTHLPDLTVCTPVFDDAGTRIRFWVASRGHHADIGGISPGSMSPLGTHIEEEGVYIDNFKLLDRGKFREDALADLLTGARYPVRTLAQNVNDLKAQVAANEKGVAELKKMIALFGEDVVDAYMGHVQDNAAESVRRVLDRLPDGEFSYEMDQGCKIVVRISIDREKREATVDFAGTSAQRSDNFNAPAPVTRAAVLYVFRVLVEADIPMNAGCLRPIHIVIPDGTMLTPAYPAAVVAGNVEVSQAVTNCLIGAVGAMAAAQGTMNNLTFGNDKYQYYETICSGAPAGPGFNGADAVHTHMTNSRLTDPEILESRFPVVLEDFHIRPNSGGRGQWHAGNGTQRTIRTLEKLEFAVLSGHRRVAPFGLKGGEDGQTGRNYVRRNDGTIDELIGAAHTVLEAGEAFTVVTPTGGGYGPRDA encoded by the coding sequence ATGGCGGAGGCGATTTTGTCGGGCATTGCGGCTGGTAGCTGGGACTTCTGGATCGATCGTGGGGGCACCTTCACAGATATTGTCGGGCGCGACCCCTCCGGTGCCCTGCATGCCCGCAAAGTGTTGTCTGAAAATCCGGACGCCTATCGCGATGCCGCCGTCCACGGCATTCGCCTGCATCTCGGCCTGACCGCTGGTGAAGCGATCCCGGCCGGGCTGATCGGCGAGGTGCGCATGGGCACCACCGTCGCCACCAATGCGCTTCTGGAGCGCAAGGGCGAACCTCTGGCGCTTGTGACGACGAAGGGTTTTCGCGATGCATTGCGCATCGGCTATCAGGAGCGCAAGAAGATCTTTGCGACGGAGATCGTCAAGCCGGAAGCGCTCTATCAGGATGTGGTCGAGCTCGAAGAGCGTGTTCTCGCCGACGGTACCGTCGAGACAAAACTCGACGAAGCCGCGACCGAAGCAGCACTCCGCGATCTGCGAGGCAAGGGTTACCGCGCCGTCGCCATCGTCTTCATGCACGCCTACAAATATCCCGCACACGAGGCAGCGGCCGCGCGCATCGCGCGCGCCATCGGCTTCGAGCAGGTTTCCGTCAGCCATGAAGTCTCGCCGCTGATCAAACTGGTCGGTCGTGGCGATACGACTGTTGTCGATGCCTATCTTTCGCCGGTGCTCGGCCGCTATGTGCGTCAGGTTTCCGATGAGCTCGACGTCGCGAGAACCGGTGCGCGCGTCATGTTCATGATGTCTTCGGGCGGGCTTACGGCAGCCGATATGTTTCAGGGCAAGGACGCGATCCTGTCCGGCCCGGCCGGCGGTGTGGTCGGTCTTGCCAAGACCGGCGAGCAGGCAGGTTTCGGCCACGTGATCGGCTTTGATATGGGCGGCACCTCGACTGACGTCGCGCATTTCGACGGCGAATATGAGCGTGCTTTCGAAACGGAAGTGGCGGGTGTGCGCGTTCGTGCACCGATGATGCTGATCCATACCGTGGCGGCCGGTGGCGGCTCTATCCTGCATTTCGAAAGCGGCCGTTTCCGCGTCGGGCCTGATTCCGCAGGCGCTTTCCCAGGCCCCGCCTGCTACCGTAATGGCGGGCCGCTTGCGGTGACCGATGCCAACGTCATGGCCGGCAAGCTGCTGCCCGATTTCTTCCCGACGATCTTCGGCCCGAACCAGGACCAGCCGCTCGATATCGAGACGGTGCGGCAGAAATTCGCCACGCTTGCAGCGGAGATCGGTGACGGACGCAGCCCGGAAGAGGTAGCCGACGGTTTCATCCGCATTGCCGTTGCCAATATGGTCGAGGCGATCAAGAAGATTTCCGTCCAGCGCGGTTATGACGTGACGCGTTACGCTTTGAATTGCTTTGGCGGTGCCGGCGGCCAGCATGCCTGCCTGGTGGCCGATGCGCTCGGCATGAAGAGCATACTTCTTCATCCGATGTCCGGCCTGCTCTCGGCCTATGGCATGGGCCTTGCCGATATCCGCTCCACCCGCCAGAAGGCGCTCGGCGTGCCGCTCGATGCGGCCGCACCGGCAGCGATGACAGCGCTTGGCAGAGAATTGCAGGGCGAGTGCCTGCCGGAGCTGGTGGCACAGGGCGTCGAGGCCGGCAAGATCAAGACGGTGTTGCGTGCACATATCCGCTATGCCGGCACCGATACGCTGCTCGCCGTCGAGGCATTATTCCCGCAGGATGACGACGCGGCGCGCCTGCGCAGGGAATTCGAGATCCTGCATAAGCGCCGCTTCGGCTTCGTCGCCGAAGACAAGCCATTGGTCGTGGAAGCCGTCGAGGTGGAATGCATCGGTGGTGCGGCCGCCGAAATCGACGTTGATCGTGGCGAAGCGGCTGAGGGCGAGGCATTGCCCATCCGACGCACCCTGTTCCATTCGCAGGGCGAAAGCCATGACGCGGCGGTCGTCATGCGCGATGGCATTCAGCCCGGCCAGACCGTGACCGGACCGGCCATCATCATTGAGCCGAACCAGACCATCGTCGTGGAAGGCGGCTGGCAGGCGAAGCTGACGGCGCGCGATCATATCGTACTCACCCGCATCAAGGCGCTGCCGGAGCGCACGGCGATCGGAACCAAGGCTGATCCGGTCATGCTGGAGATCTTCAACAATCTTTTCATGTCGATTGCCGAGCAGATGGGCGTCACGCTGCAGAACACCGCCTATTCCGTCAACATCAAGGAACGGCTGGACTTCTCCTGCGCGGTCTTCGATACGGACGGCAATCTCGTCGCCAATGCGCCTCATATGCCGGTTCATCTCGGTTCCATGGACGCGTCTGTCGCCACTGCCATCCGCGAAAATCCGGTCATTCATCCGGGCGACGTCTTCCTGATCAATGCGCCCTACAATGGCGGCACGCATCTGCCCGATCTCACGGTCTGTACGCCCGTCTTCGACGATGCCGGCACACGCATCCGTTTCTGGGTGGCGAGCCGCGGGCACCATGCCGATATCGGCGGTATCTCCCCGGGCTCGATGTCGCCTCTCGGGACGCATATCGAGGAGGAAGGCGTCTACATCGACAATTTCAAGCTGCTCGATCGTGGCAAATTCCGCGAAGACGCTCTTGCGGATTTGCTTACTGGTGCGCGTTATCCAGTGCGCACGCTGGCACAGAACGTCAACGACCTGAAGGCGCAGGTTGCCGCCAATGAGAAGGGCGTGGCGGAACTGAAGAAGATGATCGCGCTCTTCGGCGAGGACGTGGTCGATGCCTATATGGGCCATGTGCAGGATAACGCCGCCGAAAGCGTGCGCCGTGTGCTCGACCGCCTGCCGGATGGCGAATTTTCTTATGAGATGGATCAGGGCTGCAAGATCGTCGTCAGGATTTCCATCGATCGGGAAAAACGCGAAGCAACCGTCGATTTTGCCGGCACCTCAGCGCAGCGCTCCGACAATTTCAACGCGCCGGCGCCGGTGACGCGCGCTGCCGTGCTCTATGTTTTCCGGGTGCTGGTCGAAGCCGATATTCCGATGAATGCCGGCTGCCTGCGGCCGATCCATATCGTCATTCCCGATGGCACCATGCTGACTCCCGCTTATCCGGCAGCCGTCGTTGCCGGCAATGTCGAAGTCAGCCAGGCCGTTACCAATTGCCTGATCGGTGCCGTCGGCGCCATGGCCGCGGCCCAGGGCACGATGAACAACCTGACCTTCGGCAACGACAAGTACCAATATTACGAAACCATCTGCTCCGGTGCGCCGGCAGGCCCGGGCTTCAACGGTGCGGATGCCGTGCACACGCATATGACCAATTCGCGCCTCACCGATCCGGAAATCCTGGAGAGCCGTTTCCCCGTTGTGCTCGAGGATTTCCATATCCGGCCAAATTCCGGTGGCCGCGGTCAGTGGCATGCCGGCAACGGCACGCAGCGAACGATCCGCACGCTCGAGAAGCTGGAATTTGCCGTTCTCTCCGGTCATCGCCGCGTGGCACCGTTCGGGCTGAAAGGTGGCGAAGATGGACAGACCGGCCGCAATTACGTTCGCCGAAACGACGGTACGATTGATGAACTGATCGGTGCTGCCCACACGGTGTTGGAAGCGGGTGAAGCCTTTACTGTCGTGACGCCAACAGGCGGCGGGTACGGACCGAGAGATGCCTGA
- a CDS encoding winged helix DNA-binding protein: protein MEKSKEQKAPRDLIVSSAHLALGSSPALSELEYGSVLFSHAFNRWMVRCMAAAGVPSLSPVEILIIHSVRHRGRPKTLSDLCLVLDIEDTHVANYAVKKLDAAGLVKTGKSGKEKVIQVTDKGLEALTRYSEIRERLLVEATKVSGLSQEDLSGIASHLRALSGYYEQAARSAATL, encoded by the coding sequence ATGGAAAAATCGAAAGAACAAAAGGCGCCCCGCGATCTGATCGTCTCGTCGGCCCATCTGGCACTCGGCAGCTCGCCGGCTCTTTCGGAGCTCGAATACGGATCGGTCCTCTTTTCTCACGCGTTTAATCGCTGGATGGTGCGCTGCATGGCTGCCGCCGGGGTGCCCAGTCTGTCGCCCGTCGAGATCCTCATCATTCACTCGGTTCGCCATCGCGGCCGGCCGAAGACATTGTCCGACCTCTGCCTCGTGCTCGATATCGAAGACACTCATGTCGCCAACTACGCGGTAAAAAAGCTTGATGCGGCCGGCCTCGTCAAAACCGGAAAATCCGGCAAGGAAAAAGTCATCCAGGTCACCGACAAAGGCCTGGAGGCGCTGACGCGATATTCGGAAATCCGCGAGCGGCTTCTGGTCGAGGCGACGAAAGTGTCGGGACTATCGCAGGAGGATTTGTCCGGTATCGCCTCCCACCTGAGAGCGCTCTCGGGCTATTACGAGCAGGCGGCGAGATCAGCGGCGACCTTATGA
- a CDS encoding ABC transporter substrate-binding protein, with the protein MITRWKSIGLAALLAGLTLSASYAEAAGVLTIGRREDSTTFDPIKTAQNIDNWVFSNVYDVLIRVDKTGTKLEPGLAESWTASDDGLTYVFKIRDAKFSDGSPLTAEDAAFSLLRIRDDAGSLWSDSYKVIDTAVATDPHTLTIKLKNPSAPFLSTLALPNASVISKAGIESMGADAYAEKPISSGAFTVEEWRRGDRIILKKNPNFWQADRVKLDGVEWISVPDDNTRMLNVQAGQLDAAIFVPFSRVEELKKDANLNVLADPSTREDHLLINHAHGDLAKKEVRQALDIAIDKKAIVDAVTFGQGTVANSYVPKGALYHYADNLQRPYDPEKAKKMLADAGVTNLTLNYLIRAGDEVDEQTAVLVQQQLAKAGITANLQKVDPSQEWDMTVAGDYDISVNYWTNDILDPDQKTTFVLGHDSNNNYMTNYKNDAVKELVAKARLELDPKKREQMYIDLQKTAKDDVNWIDLYYSPYINVARKNIDNFYQNPLGRFFLEDTVKN; encoded by the coding sequence ATGATCACCAGATGGAAATCAATCGGGCTTGCAGCACTTCTTGCGGGCCTGACGCTCAGTGCATCCTATGCCGAAGCCGCAGGTGTGCTCACCATCGGCCGTCGCGAGGATTCTACGACATTCGACCCGATCAAAACGGCGCAGAATATCGACAACTGGGTCTTCTCCAACGTCTATGACGTTCTGATCCGCGTCGACAAGACCGGCACAAAGCTGGAGCCCGGCCTGGCCGAGAGCTGGACGGCGTCCGACGACGGACTGACCTATGTCTTCAAGATCCGCGATGCGAAATTCTCCGACGGCTCGCCGCTGACGGCGGAAGACGCGGCCTTCAGCCTGCTGCGTATCCGCGATGACGCAGGCTCGCTCTGGAGCGATTCCTATAAGGTCATCGACACGGCCGTCGCAACCGATCCGCATACGCTGACGATCAAGCTCAAGAACCCTTCCGCGCCCTTCCTGTCGACGCTGGCACTGCCGAATGCATCCGTCATTTCCAAGGCCGGCATCGAATCCATGGGGGCCGACGCTTACGCTGAAAAGCCCATTTCGTCAGGCGCCTTCACCGTAGAGGAATGGCGCCGCGGCGACCGCATCATCCTCAAGAAGAACCCAAATTTCTGGCAGGCAGACCGGGTAAAGCTCGACGGCGTCGAGTGGATCTCGGTGCCTGACGACAATACCCGCATGCTGAACGTGCAGGCAGGCCAGCTCGACGCGGCGATCTTCGTGCCCTTTTCGCGCGTCGAGGAGTTGAAGAAGGACGCCAACCTGAACGTATTGGCCGATCCTTCGACCCGTGAGGACCATCTGCTGATCAACCATGCCCATGGCGATCTCGCCAAGAAGGAAGTACGCCAGGCGCTCGACATCGCAATCGACAAGAAGGCAATCGTCGATGCCGTCACCTTCGGCCAGGGCACAGTCGCCAATTCCTACGTTCCGAAGGGCGCGCTCTATCATTACGCCGACAATCTGCAGCGCCCCTATGACCCAGAAAAGGCCAAGAAGATGCTGGCCGATGCCGGCGTCACCAACCTGACACTGAACTACCTGATCCGCGCCGGTGACGAGGTGGACGAGCAGACCGCCGTACTGGTGCAACAGCAGCTCGCCAAGGCCGGCATCACTGCCAACCTCCAGAAGGTCGACCCGAGCCAGGAATGGGACATGACGGTTGCCGGCGATTACGATATCTCGGTCAACTACTGGACCAACGACATTCTCGACCCGGACCAGAAGACGACCTTCGTGCTCGGCCACGATTCCAACAACAACTACATGACGAACTACAAGAACGATGCCGTGAAGGAGCTGGTCGCCAAGGCCCGCCTGGAACTCGATCCGAAAAAGCGCGAGCAGATGTATATCGATCTGCAGAAGACCGCCAAGGACGACGTCAACTGGATCGATCTCTACTACAGCCCCTACATCAACGTCGCACGCAAGAACATCGACAACTTCTACCAGAACCCGCTCGGCCGCTTCTTCCTGGAAGACACGGTCAAGAACTGA
- a CDS encoding ABC transporter ATP-binding protein, with the protein MSASVLSVRDLTVRVHLDGGARTLIDHVSLDLAKGEILGLVGESGSGKSLLCRSLVRLLPSSLIKIEGGAVLLEGRDLTTASEAEMLEVRGGEIGMIFQNPTSHLDPVMRIGDQISEGIRYHQGLGAKETRAAAIEILTQVGFPDPVRQYDSYPHEFSGGMRQRAMIGVALSCDPKILIADEPTTALDVTIQAQILKLLLEIREKRGLSIILITHDLGIVAQTCDRIAVMRNGKLLEQGPKRTILSRPQDAYTINLINSHPSMPDEAPMPEPLLASSAASTKPLLEIDDLHVRFKVGGSLFKSSAKTVSAVSGVSLQVMPGETIGIVGESGSGKSTLARAVLGLTPISSGHVSFGGIDLAQQRAAGLAKLRRETAMVFQDPYNALNPRLTIGQMLAEVLKVQGKVPASAIPERIGELLDLVGLEPEFANRKPRSMSGGQCQRAGIARALAVDPKLIIADECVAALDVTIQAQIIALFRELTAKMNLTLMFIAHDLAIVRNLCERVVVMYRGEIVEEGLSEEVFARPKHPYTAALIAAIPDIDPDKPLLSSASLEDELQSMPALPVKRMP; encoded by the coding sequence ATGAGCGCTTCGGTCCTTTCCGTCCGTGACCTGACGGTCAGGGTTCATCTCGATGGCGGCGCGCGAACGCTGATCGACCATGTTTCTCTTGATCTCGCCAAGGGCGAAATCCTGGGTCTGGTCGGTGAGAGCGGCTCGGGAAAGAGCCTGCTCTGCCGTTCGCTCGTCCGGCTGCTGCCCTCCTCTCTGATCAAGATCGAGGGCGGCGCCGTCCTGCTCGAAGGGCGTGATCTGACGACGGCAAGCGAGGCCGAGATGCTGGAAGTTCGGGGCGGCGAGATCGGCATGATCTTCCAGAACCCGACGAGCCACCTCGATCCGGTCATGCGCATTGGCGACCAGATTTCCGAGGGCATCCGCTATCATCAAGGGCTCGGCGCCAAGGAAACACGGGCAGCGGCGATCGAGATCCTGACGCAGGTTGGCTTTCCCGATCCCGTTCGCCAATATGACAGTTATCCGCACGAGTTTTCCGGCGGCATGCGCCAGCGCGCCATGATCGGCGTGGCGCTCTCCTGCGACCCGAAGATCCTGATCGCCGACGAGCCGACGACGGCACTCGACGTGACGATCCAGGCGCAGATCCTGAAACTCTTGCTGGAGATCCGAGAAAAGCGCGGCCTGTCGATCATCCTCATCACCCACGATCTCGGCATCGTCGCCCAGACCTGCGACCGCATCGCCGTCATGCGCAATGGCAAGCTGCTTGAACAGGGGCCGAAACGGACGATCCTCTCCCGGCCGCAGGACGCCTACACGATCAATCTGATCAACAGCCATCCCTCCATGCCGGACGAGGCGCCAATGCCGGAGCCGCTGCTCGCGTCTTCCGCAGCATCGACCAAGCCGCTTCTCGAGATCGACGACCTGCATGTGCGTTTCAAGGTTGGCGGCAGCCTGTTCAAGAGCAGTGCCAAGACGGTAAGCGCCGTTTCCGGTGTCAGCCTGCAGGTCATGCCGGGCGAAACCATCGGCATCGTGGGCGAATCCGGCAGCGGCAAGAGCACACTCGCACGTGCCGTACTGGGGCTGACGCCGATCTCCTCAGGCCATGTGTCCTTCGGAGGGATCGATCTCGCTCAGCAGCGGGCTGCCGGACTCGCAAAGCTGCGGCGTGAGACGGCCATGGTCTTTCAGGACCCTTATAACGCACTCAATCCGCGCCTCACGATCGGACAGATGCTTGCCGAGGTGCTGAAGGTGCAGGGCAAGGTGCCGGCGTCGGCCATTCCGGAGAGGATCGGCGAATTACTCGATCTTGTCGGGCTGGAGCCGGAGTTTGCAAATCGCAAACCCCGCAGCATGAGCGGTGGTCAGTGCCAGCGCGCCGGGATTGCCCGGGCGCTCGCTGTCGATCCGAAGCTCATCATCGCCGACGAATGTGTTGCGGCCCTCGACGTCACGATCCAGGCACAGATCATCGCGCTTTTCCGTGAGCTCACCGCAAAGATGAACCTGACGCTGATGTTTATCGCCCATGATCTCGCGATCGTGCGCAATCTCTGCGAACGCGTGGTCGTCATGTATCGTGGCGAGATCGTCGAAGAAGGCCTCTCGGAAGAGGTCTTTGCGCGGCCGAAACATCCCTATACCGCGGCGCTGATCGCCGCCATTCCCGATATCGATCCGGACAAGCCGCTTCTGAGCAGCGCCAGCTTGGAAGACGAGCTGCAATCGATGCCGGCACTACCCGTCAAACGCATGCCATAA
- a CDS encoding ABC transporter permease: MSVEAFTPSPVAWRRFLGRRLTLVIGAGILLFFLLLAIAAPLIAPFDPILQNADVRLQPPSFAHLFGTDNFGRDILSRVIWGARIDLQIAVIGVIFPFLIGTTVGTIAGFFGGIVDAVFMRLVDIILAFPFLVLMLSIIAILGPGLSSFYIAMALVGWVSYARLIRAQMLVLKSSDYAVAAVSLGFSRFRIMFRHLLPNAIAGSIVFSMSDATLVLLSGAAVSYLGLGVQPPLAEWGVMVAEGQSFITTAWWITLFPGLSIVCLAFGFSMLGDALGELLGVHE; this comes from the coding sequence ATGAGCGTCGAGGCCTTTACTCCCTCACCGGTCGCCTGGCGCCGTTTCCTCGGCCGCCGGCTGACACTCGTCATCGGCGCCGGCATTCTCTTGTTCTTCCTGCTTCTGGCGATCGCCGCTCCGCTGATCGCACCCTTTGATCCGATCCTGCAGAATGCCGATGTGCGGCTACAGCCGCCCTCCTTCGCCCATCTCTTCGGCACAGACAATTTCGGCCGCGACATACTTTCGCGCGTCATATGGGGCGCCCGCATCGACCTGCAGATCGCCGTCATCGGCGTGATCTTCCCGTTCCTGATCGGCACGACGGTCGGCACCATAGCCGGCTTCTTCGGCGGTATCGTCGATGCGGTTTTCATGCGCCTCGTCGATATCATTCTCGCCTTCCCGTTTCTTGTCTTGATGCTGTCGATCATCGCCATTCTCGGCCCGGGCCTCAGCAGTTTCTACATTGCCATGGCGCTGGTCGGCTGGGTCTCCTATGCACGCCTCATCCGCGCCCAGATGCTGGTCCTGAAAAGCAGTGACTACGCGGTCGCAGCCGTCAGCCTCGGCTTCAGCCGTTTCAGGATCATGTTCCGCCACCTTCTGCCGAACGCCATTGCCGGCTCCATCGTCTTTTCCATGTCGGATGCCACACTGGTGCTGCTCAGCGGCGCGGCCGTCAGCTATCTCGGCCTCGGCGTGCAGCCTCCGCTCGCCGAGTGGGGCGTCATGGTCGCTGAAGGGCAGAGCTTCATCACAACGGCATGGTGGATCACGCTTTTCCCAGGCCTATCCATCGTCTGCCTCGCCTTCGGCTTCAGCATGCTGGGTGATGCGCTCGGCGAACTTCTCGGAGTTCACGAATGA
- a CDS encoding ABC transporter permease, which yields MHRYKFILTRPVQFLPVIFGISVITFILVRLIPGDPARNILGTRATPTALANIRAQYGLDQPMWLQYFYFLKNLANGEMGKSILYKIDVFPLIATRIEPTIALVLTSVILSILIAVPMSAIAARNAGRAPDHAVRVISTFGIGFPPFWLGLMLIIFFSVELGVLPVSGYGTTFTDKLSHLILPALTVALSLSTVLTRSLRSAMIESLKSDVATAARARGMPESIVFWRHVLPNSLVPTINLLAVNIGWLIGGTVVVESVFALPGMGQLLVRAIFSRDYMVVQGVAMTFACATVLVNFIADIVTVAVDPRVKL from the coding sequence ATGCATCGCTATAAATTCATACTGACCCGGCCGGTCCAGTTTCTGCCCGTTATCTTCGGCATCAGCGTCATCACCTTCATCCTGGTGCGATTGATCCCCGGCGATCCCGCCCGCAACATTCTCGGCACGCGCGCAACACCGACGGCTCTTGCCAATATCCGCGCCCAATACGGCCTCGATCAGCCCATGTGGCTGCAATACTTTTACTTCCTCAAGAACCTCGCGAATGGCGAGATGGGCAAGTCGATCCTCTACAAGATCGACGTATTTCCGCTGATCGCCACGCGCATCGAGCCGACGATCGCGCTGGTACTGACAAGCGTCATCCTGTCGATCCTGATCGCCGTGCCGATGTCGGCGATTGCAGCTCGCAATGCTGGCCGCGCGCCTGATCATGCAGTACGCGTCATCTCCACATTCGGGATCGGCTTTCCGCCTTTCTGGCTCGGCCTGATGCTGATCATTTTTTTCAGCGTCGAACTCGGCGTCCTGCCCGTCTCCGGCTACGGCACGACATTTACCGACAAGCTCTCTCATCTCATCCTGCCGGCGTTGACCGTTGCGTTGTCGCTCTCGACGGTGCTGACCCGCAGCCTGCGCTCCGCGATGATCGAATCCCTGAAATCGGATGTAGCGACAGCCGCTCGCGCCCGCGGCATGCCTGAGAGCATTGTCTTCTGGCGCCACGTCCTGCCGAATTCGCTGGTACCGACAATCAATCTTCTGGCCGTCAACATTGGCTGGCTGATCGGCGGCACCGTCGTCGTGGAAAGCGTCTTTGCCCTGCCGGGCATGGGGCAATTGCTGGTGCGCGCCATTTTCTCGCGCGACTATATGGTCGTTCAGGGTGTAGCGATGACATTTGCCTGCGCCACCGTGCTCGTCAATTTCATTGCCGATATCGTCACCGTCGCTGTCGATCCGAGGGTGAAGCTATGA